A stretch of the Clostridiales bacterium genome encodes the following:
- a CDS encoding alpha/beta hydrolase codes for MPVSAPSRPVARGVELRHVELPRTTLRVGIAGDGPPLIMLPATISLIEDWEALIRFVGQSYSAHFFELPGHGGSSPLDSPYRSELIAESVVDLADKLGFDTFSLFGFSFGGLLALRTLQHAGDRIERVALFSPYIGREALLHSRAKLLALRVLLTALKPEIARRGVLGGLSGRRGSELLAWFMHEIGKFETSADLTARLRSFTASSVDVLIAQVNEVLTTPAASLAGPFASRCLFGMSMRDPMLDYSTTRAFLTGTFPDISEERWDTPYHAAPRALTFEDYERDHRSVLTWR; via the coding sequence GTGCCCGTCAGCGCCCCGTCCCGCCCCGTTGCGCGGGGAGTAGAGCTCCGCCACGTCGAGCTCCCGCGCACGACACTGCGAGTAGGCATCGCGGGCGACGGGCCGCCTCTCATCATGTTGCCAGCCACGATCTCGCTCATCGAGGACTGGGAGGCGCTCATCCGATTCGTCGGTCAGAGCTACTCGGCGCACTTCTTCGAGCTTCCAGGTCACGGCGGTAGCTCGCCGCTTGATTCCCCGTACCGAAGCGAGCTCATCGCCGAGAGCGTCGTCGACCTGGCAGACAAACTCGGCTTCGACACCTTTTCGCTCTTTGGCTTCTCGTTTGGCGGGTTGCTCGCGTTGCGCACGCTGCAGCACGCGGGGGATCGCATCGAGCGGGTGGCGCTGTTCTCGCCCTACATCGGCCGAGAAGCCCTGCTCCACTCGCGCGCTAAGCTACTCGCGCTTCGCGTCTTGCTCACCGCGCTCAAACCCGAGATCGCACGCCGAGGAGTTCTTGGCGGACTGAGCGGGCGGCGAGGCTCGGAGCTCCTCGCATGGTTCATGCACGAGATTGGCAAGTTCGAGACCTCGGCCGATCTCACCGCGCGGCTACGTTCGTTCACGGCCTCCTCCGTCGACGTGCTTATCGCTCAGGTAAACGAGGTGCTCACCACGCCAGCCGCATCGCTCGCTGGACCGTTTGCGTCACGGTGTTTGTTTGGCATGTCGATGCGAGATCCGATGCTGGATTATTCGACTACGCGCGCGTTTCTCACAGGCACGTTTCCGGATATTTCCGAGGAGCGGTGGGACACTCCGTACCACGCGGCCCCGCGCGCGCTCACCTTCGAAGACTACGAGCGAGACCACCGCTCGGTTCTCACGTGGCGGTGA